A portion of the Thermosediminibacter oceani DSM 16646 genome contains these proteins:
- a CDS encoding peptidoglycan-binding domain-containing protein: MQSRQAFGSRTLRRGMRGKDVAELQTKLQALGYYMGPIDGIFGRLTEMAVRRLQRDNNIRVDGIVGPQTYAILEQLIP, translated from the coding sequence GTGCAATCCCGCCAAGCTTTTGGGTCGAGAACATTGCGCAGGGGTATGCGTGGGAAGGATGTGGCCGAACTCCAGACGAAATTACAGGCCCTTGGATATTATATGGGACCCATAGACGGCATCTTCGGCCGTTTGACCGAGATGGCCGTACGACGGCTCCAGAGGGACAATAATATAAGAGTTGATGGTATAGTGGGACCTCAAACCTACGCTATCCTGGAACAGTTAATACCTTAA
- a CDS encoding sodium:solute symporter family protein codes for MILFILVLYMACMLFVGWWCGKYYIKGMTDFLLAGRRLGPWLLTATLVATHFGGGAVMGGGEYGYNYGLSGAWYGISCGVGLLFLFFTSKFRDLAIYTVPDYLEHRYGGKAVRVLGALLSLVALIGILAAQTIATQSALSIVGIKGDAGAVLATIVFIVYTMVGGLWADTLTDFIQIIIAAIGVVWATMIVLSKAGGMAGLSSLVADKGVTDQYFNIWGMGFSSIMWILIPTVMYTLIGQDFYQRLFSARDSKVAKIGSLAGGIVMIILSLFPAIIGMGARALSDIDDASSAVPWVLQNLMNPVVGGIFLAAILAAIMSTASSLLTAATAHIVKDLWVETFHVDEAKEEKRLLAVSRNFTFILGILSLIIALKVPGIIDALIYSYTMYTAGVFIPVMGGLLWKGATRAGALSSIIAGSIIALAGILTKIKDKYFGAPVEVYAALISLVIFVIVSLATQPKKVDEPAK; via the coding sequence ATGATTTTGTTTATCTTGGTACTCTACATGGCTTGTATGTTATTCGTAGGTTGGTGGTGCGGTAAATATTACATAAAAGGCATGACGGATTTTTTGCTGGCCGGTAGAAGACTCGGCCCGTGGCTTTTAACCGCCACGCTGGTGGCAACGCACTTTGGCGGCGGAGCCGTTATGGGAGGAGGGGAATACGGGTATAATTACGGGCTATCGGGAGCATGGTACGGGATATCATGCGGCGTAGGTCTGCTTTTCCTGTTCTTTACCTCAAAATTCAGAGATCTTGCTATATACACCGTGCCGGACTATCTGGAACACAGGTACGGTGGTAAAGCGGTCAGAGTCCTGGGAGCGCTACTTTCGCTCGTTGCACTTATCGGAATTCTGGCAGCTCAAACGATTGCAACTCAGAGTGCTCTCTCCATAGTCGGAATAAAGGGTGATGCCGGTGCCGTGCTGGCAACAATAGTTTTCATTGTTTACACTATGGTAGGAGGTTTATGGGCCGACACCCTGACCGATTTTATCCAAATCATAATAGCCGCCATAGGGGTAGTATGGGCCACAATGATAGTTTTGTCAAAAGCCGGTGGTATGGCAGGGCTTTCGTCTTTAGTTGCTGATAAAGGTGTGACGGACCAGTATTTTAATATATGGGGCATGGGATTTTCAAGCATTATGTGGATTTTGATTCCTACTGTCATGTACACCCTAATTGGTCAGGATTTTTATCAGAGGCTTTTTTCTGCCAGGGATTCAAAAGTTGCAAAAATAGGCTCTCTAGCAGGCGGTATTGTGATGATAATTTTGAGCTTATTCCCAGCAATAATCGGTATGGGTGCGCGGGCCCTTTCGGATATAGACGATGCTAGCAGCGCAGTTCCATGGGTACTGCAAAACCTTATGAATCCCGTCGTTGGTGGAATATTCCTTGCAGCCATATTGGCCGCCATCATGTCTACAGCAAGTTCGCTGCTCACCGCAGCTACCGCTCATATAGTGAAGGATTTATGGGTAGAAACCTTTCATGTAGATGAAGCAAAGGAAGAAAAAAGGCTCCTTGCTGTGTCAAGGAATTTTACTTTTATCCTTGGAATACTTTCGCTGATTATTGCACTTAAAGTTCCCGGGATAATTGATGCGTTGATTTATTCATATACCATGTATACAGCAGGTGTCTTCATACCGGTTATGGGTGGCCTTCTCTGGAAAGGTGCCACCAGAGCCGGCGCTTTATCATCAATAATAGCCGGTTCTATAATTGCCCTCGCAGGTATTTTGACAAAGATCAAAGATAAATATTTTGGAGCTCCGGTAGAAGTCTACGCAGCATTGATTTCACTCGTAATCTTTGTGATTGTTTCATTAGCTACCCAGCCAAAAAAGGTTGATGAACCGGCAAAATAA
- the hutU gene encoding urocanate hydratase yields MKRVIRAPRGKEISCKSWQQEAALRMLMNNLDPEVAENPDELIVYGGAGKAARNWECFDKIVESLRNLENDETLLIQSGKPVGIFKTHPMAPRVLISNAMLVPAWATWENFWELEKKGLTMYGQMTAGSWIYIGTQGIVQGTYETFAACANKYFGGSLKGKLVLTAGMGGMGGAQPLAITMNEGVALVVEVDRSRIEKRIKTRYCDVMVEDLDEAISMALKAKEEGRAISIGLVGNAAEVHLELLRRGIIPDVVTDQTSAHDPLNGYVPAGMTLEEAVELRKTDPQKYIAKAKESMAIHVRAMLEMKKRGAVVFDYGNNIRRQAYDQGVTDAFDILGYVPEFIRDLFSEGSGPFRWAALSGDPEDIYKTDEKVLELFPEDKHLARWIKLARERVAFQGLPARICWLRYGERAKAALAFNEMVRKGELSAPIVIGRDHHDTGSVASPYRETEAMKDGSDAIADWPILNALLNVASGATWVSVHHGGGVGIGYSIHAGVVVVADGTDDAAFRISRVINNDPGTGVMRHADAGYEIAIRTAKEKGIKMPMLK; encoded by the coding sequence ATGAAAAGGGTAATACGCGCCCCGAGGGGCAAAGAGATTTCCTGCAAGAGCTGGCAGCAAGAAGCTGCCTTGAGAATGCTTATGAACAATCTCGATCCTGAAGTGGCTGAAAACCCCGACGAACTTATTGTATACGGGGGAGCCGGTAAGGCCGCGAGAAACTGGGAATGTTTTGACAAAATAGTTGAATCTCTGAGGAACCTGGAAAATGATGAGACCCTGCTCATTCAGTCGGGAAAACCGGTGGGGATATTCAAAACCCACCCGATGGCTCCCAGGGTGCTCATATCGAATGCCATGCTGGTTCCCGCATGGGCTACTTGGGAAAATTTCTGGGAGCTGGAGAAAAAAGGACTCACCATGTACGGCCAGATGACCGCCGGCAGCTGGATATATATAGGCACCCAGGGCATAGTGCAGGGCACCTACGAGACCTTTGCCGCATGCGCTAACAAATATTTCGGTGGATCGCTAAAAGGCAAACTGGTCCTGACCGCTGGTATGGGTGGCATGGGCGGAGCTCAGCCTCTTGCTATCACCATGAACGAAGGTGTGGCACTGGTCGTAGAAGTGGACAGGAGCAGGATAGAAAAGAGGATTAAAACCAGGTACTGCGACGTCATGGTGGAAGACCTGGATGAGGCTATTAGCATGGCTCTCAAAGCAAAAGAAGAGGGCAGGGCCATTTCCATCGGACTTGTGGGCAATGCAGCAGAGGTGCACCTGGAACTGTTGCGCAGGGGTATAATACCCGATGTGGTGACCGACCAGACTTCCGCCCACGACCCGTTGAACGGATACGTTCCCGCAGGCATGACCCTTGAGGAAGCCGTCGAACTCAGGAAGACCGATCCACAAAAGTACATCGCGAAAGCCAAGGAGAGCATGGCGATTCACGTCAGGGCGATGCTGGAGATGAAAAAGCGCGGCGCAGTGGTGTTCGATTACGGCAATAACATAAGGCGCCAGGCTTATGACCAGGGAGTAACCGATGCCTTTGACATTCTCGGTTATGTACCTGAGTTCATAAGAGACCTGTTTTCCGAGGGAAGCGGTCCCTTCCGCTGGGCGGCCCTTTCCGGAGATCCGGAAGACATTTACAAAACTGATGAGAAGGTGCTTGAACTCTTCCCAGAAGATAAACACCTGGCCCGCTGGATTAAGCTGGCAAGGGAGCGGGTTGCCTTCCAGGGCCTTCCGGCGAGGATCTGCTGGCTGCGGTATGGCGAACGGGCAAAAGCAGCTCTGGCGTTCAATGAGATGGTGAGAAAAGGCGAACTCTCGGCACCCATAGTCATAGGTAGAGACCATCACGATACGGGTTCCGTCGCTTCTCCATACAGGGAGACCGAGGCTATGAAGGACGGCAGCGACGCCATAGCCGACTGGCCTATCCTGAACGCGCTGCTCAACGTAGCGTCGGGTGCCACCTGGGTTTCTGTGCACCACGGCGGCGGTGTAGGTATCGGATACTCCATCCACGCTGGAGTAGTCGTAGTAGCCGACGGCACCGACGACGCCGCGTTCAGGATTTCCAGGGTGATCAATAACGACCCCGGGACCGGCGTAATGCGCCACGCCGATGCAGGTTACGAAATAGCCATAAGGACTGCAAAGGAAAAAGGCATAAAAATGCCGATGTTGAAGTAA
- the queG gene encoding tRNA epoxyqueuosine(34) reductase QueG: protein MIFMGIKEKIINFAKSIGLDKVGFTTAEPFLSEREILLERKEKGLFSPFEENDVELRCDPNELLPGARTIICFAMGYLIEHSDDTKSNAEKPLGIISKYASIKDYHRVMGEKLRLVADYIFSNWGGNFRILVDTGGLMDRAAARRAGLGWIGQNTCLFTEEYGSWVFLGEIITDLEVEPDEPSANRCDNCGRCVRACPTGALEAPYRINPFRCLSYVTQMRGSIPEEFRPLLGVRLFGCDTCQEACPKNKNVGIPSHEEFIPDFSLERRLIRLINIDSREFEKIFKPTPIGWRGKNVLRRNAILALSNAGPGHKEHFEKLLEDPSPVIREHALWALKR, encoded by the coding sequence GTGATTTTTATGGGCATCAAAGAAAAAATTATAAACTTCGCGAAGAGTATAGGCCTTGACAAGGTGGGGTTTACAACTGCCGAGCCTTTTTTATCCGAAAGGGAAATCCTGCTGGAAAGAAAGGAAAAGGGTCTTTTTTCACCCTTTGAAGAGAACGACGTCGAGCTCAGGTGTGACCCGAATGAACTTTTACCTGGTGCAAGGACCATTATATGTTTTGCCATGGGTTACCTGATAGAACACTCCGATGATACGAAATCGAACGCGGAAAAGCCGCTAGGTATAATATCGAAATATGCCTCCATAAAGGATTATCACCGGGTGATGGGAGAAAAATTGAGGTTGGTGGCGGATTATATTTTTTCGAACTGGGGCGGTAATTTCAGGATATTGGTAGATACGGGCGGACTTATGGACAGGGCCGCTGCCCGAAGGGCCGGGTTGGGCTGGATCGGCCAAAATACCTGCCTTTTTACCGAGGAATACGGTTCATGGGTCTTCCTGGGGGAGATCATCACCGACCTTGAGGTAGAGCCGGATGAACCTTCCGCAAACCGGTGCGATAATTGCGGAAGGTGTGTTAGAGCATGCCCGACGGGAGCTCTCGAAGCCCCGTACCGCATTAACCCGTTCCGTTGTCTTTCGTACGTGACGCAGATGAGGGGCTCGATCCCTGAAGAATTCAGGCCCCTGCTCGGTGTGAGGTTATTTGGCTGCGATACCTGTCAGGAGGCGTGCCCGAAAAACAAAAATGTGGGCATTCCTTCCCATGAAGAATTTATCCCCGATTTTTCCCTGGAAAGGCGCCTTATCAGGTTAATAAATATCGACAGCCGTGAATTCGAGAAGATTTTTAAGCCTACTCCCATTGGCTGGCGGGGGAAGAATGTTTTAAGAAGAAATGCCATTTTGGCGCTATCCAATGCCGGTCCCGGGCATAAAGAACACTTTGAAAAGCTCCTGGAAGATCCTTCGCCCGTCATAAGGGAACATGCACTGTGGGCGCTGAAAAGATAA
- a CDS encoding cyclodeaminase/cyclohydrolase family protein — MLLSEYRIKEFVDELASKSPAPGGGSASALAGAMGISLASMVANLTSGKEKFKDREPLLQEILLEAKKIKESLVTLIDRDTDAFNKVAEVLKMPRETEEQKKARSEAMEQALKEAAVIPLTVMEECLKAIRLHEKALGNTTTSALSDLGVGVLCLKAALYGAWLNVKINLNSIKDAKFVEDVEKKARAILKQGTELADGLYQKIEEALA; from the coding sequence ATGCTGCTTTCGGAATACCGCATCAAAGAATTTGTGGATGAGCTGGCTTCTAAAAGTCCGGCACCGGGAGGCGGGTCCGCTTCAGCCCTCGCCGGGGCTATGGGTATATCGCTGGCCTCCATGGTGGCAAACCTTACTTCCGGGAAGGAAAAATTTAAGGACCGGGAACCGCTGTTACAGGAAATATTGCTAGAAGCGAAAAAAATAAAGGAATCGCTAGTAACATTGATTGATAGGGACACCGACGCCTTTAACAAAGTGGCGGAAGTTTTAAAAATGCCCCGGGAAACCGAAGAGCAGAAAAAAGCAAGGAGCGAAGCTATGGAACAGGCGCTGAAGGAAGCCGCAGTCATTCCGCTGACAGTTATGGAAGAATGCCTCAAAGCTATCAGGCTGCATGAAAAAGCTCTCGGGAATACGACGACCTCCGCATTGAGTGATCTAGGGGTGGGAGTGCTGTGTCTTAAAGCAGCCCTCTATGGCGCGTGGCTGAACGTAAAAATAAATTTAAATTCGATAAAAGACGCAAAGTTTGTTGAAGATGTGGAAAAGAAAGCCCGGGCCATCTTAAAGCAAGGGACCGAGCTAGCCGACGGGTTATATCAAAAAATAGAGGAAGCGCTTGCATAA
- the sspI gene encoding small acid-soluble spore protein SspI, producing MAAFDIRELVIKNLEGSTREEVEGYINETIQTKEEQALPGMGVLFEVVWQKSNQNERNSMMDKIMAAINRT from the coding sequence ATGGCAGCATTCGATATCAGGGAGCTGGTGATAAAAAACCTTGAGGGAAGCACCAGGGAAGAGGTGGAAGGGTATATAAATGAAACCATTCAGACCAAAGAAGAACAGGCTCTCCCAGGGATGGGCGTACTATTCGAGGTGGTCTGGCAGAAGTCGAACCAAAATGAGAGGAACAGCATGATGGACAAGATTATGGCTGCCATCAACCGGACATAA
- the hutH gene encoding histidine ammonia-lyase has translation MIVNGNNLSIEDVARVAIKGEKVELSAESKEKIEHSRRYVENMIERGEVVYGVTTGFGKFCNVVVSREDVKKLQINLIRSHSVGVGDYFPEEVVRAMMLLRINALAKGYSGVRLSTLMTLVEMLNKGVTPLVPCQGSLGASGDLVPLAHMVLVMLGEGEAIYEGKVLPGGRALELAGIKPLVLEAKEGLALVNGTQAMSAIGCIALVEAFNLSKAADICGALTFEALNGIVDAFDEKIHTARPHPGQVECARNMARLIEGSTLVTRQGELKVQDAYALRCIPQVHGATKDALRHVRHVLEIEINSATDNPLIFPDEEQVISGGNFHGQPVAINMDYMGIAVSELANISERRIERLVNPYLNEGLPAFLTKEGGLNSGLMISQYTAAALVSENKTLASPASVDSIPSSANQEDHVSMGTIAARKAMMIVENTRNVLAIELLCAAQAIDLRFEKMGDKGSLGKGTALAYEAVRELVAAVEEDRVLSGDVKILSELIRSGELVKRVENEIGPLY, from the coding sequence ATGATAGTAAATGGAAATAATCTCAGTATAGAAGATGTGGCAAGAGTGGCAATTAAAGGCGAAAAGGTGGAACTTTCGGCAGAATCCAAAGAAAAAATCGAGCATTCAAGAAGATATGTGGAAAACATGATAGAAAGAGGGGAAGTAGTCTACGGCGTTACAACGGGGTTTGGAAAATTTTGTAATGTGGTTGTCTCGAGGGAAGACGTTAAAAAACTGCAGATAAATCTCATAAGAAGCCATTCGGTAGGAGTCGGGGATTACTTTCCCGAAGAAGTAGTAAGGGCAATGATGCTGCTCAGGATTAATGCCCTTGCAAAGGGATACTCGGGAGTAAGGCTTTCTACCCTGATGACATTAGTTGAAATGTTGAATAAAGGAGTTACGCCTCTAGTCCCATGTCAGGGTTCGCTCGGAGCCAGCGGAGACCTGGTGCCCTTAGCCCACATGGTACTGGTTATGCTGGGCGAAGGTGAGGCTATTTATGAAGGCAAGGTTCTTCCCGGAGGAAGGGCTCTGGAACTGGCTGGGATAAAACCGTTAGTGCTGGAAGCCAAGGAGGGGCTCGCGCTCGTCAACGGGACCCAGGCGATGTCGGCAATAGGTTGTATTGCCCTGGTGGAAGCGTTTAACCTTTCGAAAGCGGCTGATATCTGCGGAGCCTTGACCTTTGAGGCTCTGAACGGAATAGTAGACGCTTTTGATGAAAAAATTCATACGGCAAGGCCCCATCCTGGGCAGGTCGAATGCGCGAGGAATATGGCGCGGCTTATCGAGGGGAGTACCCTGGTAACCCGTCAGGGGGAACTGAAAGTGCAGGATGCGTATGCGTTAAGATGTATTCCCCAGGTCCACGGGGCGACAAAGGACGCGCTACGCCATGTCAGGCACGTTTTAGAAATAGAGATAAACTCGGCAACGGACAATCCGCTGATTTTCCCCGATGAAGAACAGGTTATTTCCGGAGGAAATTTCCACGGCCAGCCGGTGGCGATAAACATGGATTATATGGGAATTGCGGTATCAGAGTTGGCGAACATTTCCGAACGGAGAATAGAAAGACTGGTAAATCCCTATTTAAACGAAGGTTTGCCCGCGTTTTTGACAAAAGAAGGAGGTCTCAATTCGGGTCTTATGATAAGCCAGTATACGGCGGCAGCCCTGGTATCCGAGAACAAGACCCTGGCTTCTCCAGCGAGCGTGGATTCCATACCATCATCGGCCAATCAGGAGGATCATGTGAGCATGGGGACCATCGCCGCGCGAAAGGCCATGATGATAGTGGAAAATACCAGGAACGTGCTGGCTATAGAGCTTTTATGTGCGGCACAGGCTATTGATCTCAGGTTTGAAAAGATGGGGGACAAAGGCAGTCTGGGTAAAGGTACCGCCCTAGCCTATGAGGCGGTAAGGGAGCTCGTGGCCGCCGTTGAAGAAGATAGAGTTCTGAGCGGTGACGTAAAAATATTGTCAGAGCTTATACGAAGCGGAGAACTGGTAAAGAGGGTAGAAAATGAAATCGGTCCATTGTATTAA
- a CDS encoding [Fe-Fe] hydrogenase large subunit C-terminal domain-containing protein translates to MREDIIKLRRKIYRLIAEHARTLDNLQDVYTAVVESISDEINREEAEARVRAALGTFEEGQIPETVNFPFISVIEKACEGHGEKCGCRITCEPKAVKVNEEGKPSIDLNECISCGLCIVACPEGAITDKTEIAQTINMIKKHRRVYAVVAPAFAGQFGPEVSEEQVKTALLMLGFYDVIEVALGADMITVKEAEEFIRRMDRGDKFMITSCCCPPFVRLARSYSGRIAGMVSDSVSPMVAIARFIKAEDEAAKVVFIGPCIAKKTEAKLPELRDAVDCVLTFEELAAMFEGYKINLKELKVEVPFADASHDGRIYAHTGGVTTAIVSSIKTLRPDIDVKARQGNGIKECKKILDAIEDGTLDANFVEGMACVGGCVGGPGVLIPPEEGAKAVDEFAARSHVKEAVANDTARILFSKHKDRVKLESHRM, encoded by the coding sequence TTGAGGGAAGATATTATCAAACTGCGGAGAAAAATCTACCGGCTGATTGCCGAACACGCAAGAACTCTCGATAATCTTCAGGATGTATATACTGCGGTCGTTGAATCTATAAGCGATGAAATAAACCGTGAAGAAGCGGAAGCCCGCGTGCGCGCGGCGCTCGGCACCTTCGAAGAGGGTCAAATACCCGAAACTGTAAATTTTCCCTTTATATCAGTAATTGAAAAAGCTTGCGAGGGACACGGGGAAAAATGCGGGTGCAGGATCACCTGCGAACCGAAAGCTGTAAAAGTTAACGAAGAGGGAAAACCGTCTATAGACCTCAACGAGTGCATATCGTGCGGGCTCTGCATCGTAGCATGTCCTGAGGGCGCCATTACCGATAAAACTGAAATCGCCCAGACTATAAATATGATAAAAAAGCACCGGAGGGTTTATGCAGTTGTGGCGCCTGCCTTCGCCGGCCAGTTCGGTCCTGAGGTAAGTGAGGAGCAGGTTAAGACCGCCCTGCTGATGCTGGGCTTTTATGACGTGATCGAGGTAGCTCTGGGGGCCGATATGATTACCGTGAAAGAAGCGGAGGAATTTATAAGGCGTATGGACAGGGGCGACAAATTTATGATAACATCATGCTGCTGTCCTCCTTTTGTGCGGCTGGCCAGAAGCTACAGTGGGAGGATTGCAGGCATGGTATCCGATTCGGTTTCCCCGATGGTGGCTATAGCCAGGTTTATCAAAGCCGAAGACGAGGCCGCAAAGGTGGTTTTCATCGGTCCCTGTATAGCTAAAAAGACCGAAGCCAAACTGCCCGAACTCAGGGATGCGGTTGATTGCGTTCTAACCTTTGAGGAACTGGCTGCCATGTTTGAAGGTTATAAAATCAACCTCAAGGAGTTAAAAGTTGAGGTGCCTTTTGCTGATGCGTCTCACGACGGCAGGATTTATGCCCATACGGGCGGTGTTACCACTGCCATTGTATCGAGCATAAAAACACTCAGGCCGGACATTGATGTAAAAGCCCGACAGGGCAACGGTATCAAAGAGTGCAAGAAGATCCTCGATGCCATAGAAGACGGCACCCTTGACGCCAACTTCGTTGAAGGCATGGCCTGCGTGGGAGGTTGCGTGGGCGGGCCCGGAGTATTAATCCCTCCTGAAGAGGGGGCGAAGGCCGTCGATGAGTTTGCGGCAAGGAGCCATGTTAAGGAGGCCGTGGCGAACGATACCGCCAGGATACTGTTCAGCAAACATAAGGATAGAGTTAAATTGGAATCCCACCGTATGTGA
- the ftcD gene encoding glutamate formimidoyltransferase, with the protein MAKLVECIPNFSEGRRKEVIEAIADAIRSVKGVRLLDFSSDESHNRSVFTFVGDPDAVKEAAFASASKAAQLIDMTKHKGEHPRMGAVDVIPFVPVKGITMEECVQISREVGERIAGELSIPVFLYEESATRPERKNLADIRRGEFEGMAKKIKDPAWAPDFGKPEIHPTAGAVAVGARMPLIAYNVNLNTSDVNIAKNIAKVIRESGGGLKNVKAIGVMLEDRNIAQVSMNMTNYEKTALYRAFELIRIEARRYGVDIIGSEIVGITPMKALIDVAKYYLQLENFDDSKQILENYLIAE; encoded by the coding sequence ATGGCCAAGCTTGTGGAATGCATACCAAATTTCAGCGAGGGAAGAAGAAAAGAGGTGATAGAGGCCATAGCTGACGCCATTAGGTCCGTGAAAGGCGTACGGCTTCTGGATTTTTCTTCGGACGAGAGCCATAACAGGAGCGTTTTTACCTTTGTCGGTGACCCCGACGCCGTGAAAGAGGCTGCCTTTGCTTCCGCGTCAAAGGCAGCCCAGCTTATTGACATGACAAAGCATAAAGGCGAACACCCGAGGATGGGAGCGGTTGACGTAATACCCTTCGTGCCCGTTAAAGGCATAACGATGGAGGAATGCGTGCAGATTTCCCGCGAAGTCGGCGAAAGGATTGCGGGAGAGCTTTCGATACCGGTGTTTTTGTATGAAGAATCGGCGACGAGGCCCGAACGGAAAAACCTGGCCGATATCAGGCGCGGCGAATTCGAAGGCATGGCGAAAAAGATAAAGGACCCTGCCTGGGCCCCCGACTTTGGAAAACCCGAAATACATCCGACCGCCGGTGCGGTGGCGGTAGGTGCCAGGATGCCGCTGATCGCTTATAATGTGAATTTAAACACTTCGGATGTTAACATCGCAAAAAACATAGCCAAGGTCATCCGGGAGAGCGGAGGCGGCCTGAAAAACGTCAAGGCTATAGGCGTAATGCTGGAGGATAGAAATATCGCCCAGGTCTCCATGAACATGACTAATTACGAGAAGACCGCCCTTTACAGGGCTTTCGAGCTGATCAGGATAGAGGCCAGGAGGTACGGTGTAGACATTATTGGAAGCGAAATCGTCGGCATAACACCGATGAAAGCCCTTATCGATGTGGCAAAATACTACCTGCAGCTGGAAAATTTCGATGACAGCAAGCAGATACTTGAAAATTATCTTATTGCAGAATAA
- the hutI gene encoding imidazolonepropionase, which yields MTNPDLLIKNIGVLATPVGNCPVGGNRQGDIKLIKDAFIAVKDGVITGVGSAENLVHITLGEKTVVIDAGGKLVTPGLVDPHTHLIFSGWRQKELSLKLKGMKYLEILKMGGGILSTVRNTRKASLEELVSNGMKSLDRMLEHGTTTCEAKSGYGLNLKDELKSLAAIRELNRCHPLDVVPTFMGAHAVPEEYRENKKEYIRLIVEEMIPRVARDKLAEFCDVFCEEGVFDIEESRYILESGKAHGLIPKLHADEITPMGGAKLAAEVGALSAEHLIYATDEGIRAMAEAGTIAVLLPGTSFYLGESFARARTIIEAGIPVALATDFNPGSSPTESLQLVMNIACLKYRMTPEEVLTAVTLNSAAAVNRASTIGTIEVGKQADIVIWDAPDLDFIFYHYGVNLVRTVIKKGRVVVQK from the coding sequence ATGACCAATCCCGACCTTCTAATAAAAAACATAGGAGTTCTGGCAACGCCGGTAGGGAATTGCCCTGTAGGTGGAAACCGGCAGGGCGATATTAAGCTTATCAAAGACGCTTTTATTGCCGTAAAAGACGGTGTAATTACCGGTGTGGGCAGCGCGGAAAATCTTGTCCACATTACTCTCGGGGAAAAGACGGTGGTAATTGATGCCGGGGGCAAACTGGTTACCCCCGGCCTTGTAGACCCGCATACTCACCTCATTTTTTCGGGATGGCGCCAGAAGGAGCTTTCCCTCAAGCTCAAAGGCATGAAATACCTGGAGATACTCAAGATGGGGGGCGGAATTCTCAGCACCGTCAGGAATACCAGGAAGGCCTCTCTGGAAGAACTCGTTTCAAACGGCATGAAGTCTCTCGATCGCATGCTCGAACACGGGACGACCACCTGCGAAGCAAAGAGCGGTTACGGACTAAACCTGAAAGATGAACTCAAATCCCTGGCAGCTATAAGGGAACTGAACAGGTGTCACCCTCTGGATGTGGTGCCCACTTTTATGGGAGCCCATGCAGTTCCCGAGGAGTACAGGGAAAACAAGAAAGAATACATCAGGCTGATCGTGGAGGAAATGATACCCAGGGTAGCCCGGGATAAGCTGGCGGAGTTTTGCGATGTGTTCTGCGAAGAAGGCGTTTTCGATATCGAAGAGTCCAGATACATATTAGAAAGCGGCAAAGCGCACGGGCTCATACCGAAGCTTCACGCCGATGAAATCACACCGATGGGCGGCGCAAAACTCGCTGCAGAGGTGGGAGCTCTATCGGCAGAACACCTTATCTACGCTACCGATGAAGGCATCAGAGCGATGGCAGAAGCGGGGACTATTGCCGTCTTACTTCCCGGGACGTCCTTTTACCTCGGAGAATCCTTCGCTCGCGCCAGGACTATAATAGAGGCCGGCATCCCCGTAGCGCTTGCCACCGATTTTAACCCCGGTTCTTCACCGACCGAGTCGCTGCAGCTGGTGATGAACATTGCCTGTCTAAAGTACAGGATGACACCGGAAGAAGTGCTGACGGCAGTCACGTTAAACTCAGCAGCAGCCGTAAATAGAGCGTCGACTATCGGCACCATTGAGGTTGGGAAGCAGGCCGATATAGTTATATGGGATGCCCCCGACCTAGATTTTATATTCTACCATTACGGGGTAAACCTGGTCAGGACGGTTATAAAAAAAGGCCGGGTTGTAGTTCAAAAATAA
- a CDS encoding YmaF family protein gives MHFGITSTPIPAKMHGSHQHYHEICGMTTFSEGHFHFFRANTGIAIPLPNGYHTHYFCFRTSFNEGHDHEVTGFVEAIKD, from the coding sequence ATGCATTTTGGCATTACCAGCACTCCTATTCCTGCAAAGATGCATGGTTCTCATCAACATTATCACGAAATATGCGGAATGACAACTTTTAGTGAGGGTCACTTTCACTTTTTTAGAGCTAATACAGGAATAGCCATACCATTACCGAATGGATATCATACCCACTATTTTTGTTTTAGAACGAGCTTTAATGAAGGGCACGACCACGAAGTTACAGGTTTTGTTGAAGCTATAAAAGACTAA